A genomic region of Noviherbaspirillum sp. L7-7A contains the following coding sequences:
- a CDS encoding EAL domain-containing protein: protein MKGNLLSVLIWPALCMLLGSLLWGATLVRLNTDRQLAQENALKSVASLSGAYAQYLTRTIEQMDQIAMQVQYDWNHTGGALDLKDFRRQGLLIAPQLITVTILDKEGMPVTSTVNLNARPSGASREYFIYHRNNDSLGARVGMPLIWPATGTAILPFTRRLNAPDGSFAGVVAVSIGSGYFSEFYDDVSLGNDGLLAMVDVEGVVRTARLGDVIHTSASPVLHHSTTFSSTEGAMRMEGRPAFADGQARYVGWRKLQGYPFMAMVGISENEALAGYHATRAAYRDYAMGGSVALLFFGLVASIMAARLAWRKQQMEAVRATYRVATEGANEGFYMLRPMRSGERVTDFEVVDCNERGASFYGMERRQLLGQRFSSLNPPATLASVLSTYVAALASGFYEDEAEIMPGGSLRLAWAHRRLVRSGQDLAVTLRDISDSKRHEQQLIRMAREDALTGLPNRQWLNEELAGALERTRRQGGMLALLFIDLDRFKHVNDTAGHQVGDDLLRAVARRMQSVLRPGDQAVRLGGDEFTVMMERLTSEQDASHAAERICAVLSEPFALAGAHYCIGASVGISIFPRDGDALDAEKMLNNADIAMYAAKAQGRGGHHVFEPQLYDRLRQRIDIEQALGSAIANDEFQLYFQPRVRTRDGVLVGLEALLRWNHPERGLLSPGDFIPLIESAGLLQALGDMVINKAAAQIAQWQRRNLPLAPVAVNVSARQFNQGDVDQQLAAAVKAHDISAGWLEIEITDVAALADSASVKAQLQALGTMGVRLHIDDFGVGPSSLAQLQQLPVQVLKIHPRFTSRLGVAPAGAAFFNAMITMAHALKLVVVAEGVESPSQRALLRQLGCDEMQGYLIAPALPASQVAALLREPAMVNEALA from the coding sequence TTGAAAGGCAATCTCCTCTCCGTGCTGATCTGGCCGGCCCTGTGCATGCTGCTGGGCAGCCTGTTGTGGGGCGCGACCCTGGTCCGGCTCAATACCGACCGCCAGTTGGCGCAGGAAAATGCATTGAAGAGCGTGGCGTCCCTGTCTGGCGCTTATGCGCAGTACCTGACCCGCACCATCGAACAGATGGACCAGATCGCGATGCAGGTGCAGTACGACTGGAACCATACCGGCGGCGCGCTTGACCTGAAGGACTTCCGCCGGCAGGGCTTGCTGATCGCGCCGCAGTTAATCACCGTCACCATCCTGGACAAGGAGGGCATGCCGGTCACGTCCACGGTGAACCTGAATGCCCGCCCGTCGGGCGCCTCGCGCGAATATTTCATCTATCACCGCAACAACGACTCCCTGGGCGCGCGCGTGGGCATGCCGCTGATCTGGCCGGCGACGGGTACCGCCATCCTGCCATTCACGCGCCGGCTCAATGCGCCGGACGGCAGCTTCGCCGGCGTGGTTGCGGTGTCGATCGGCTCCGGCTATTTTTCCGAGTTCTATGATGACGTCAGCCTGGGCAACGACGGCTTGCTGGCCATGGTCGACGTCGAGGGCGTGGTGCGTACCGCGCGCCTTGGCGATGTGATCCACACGTCCGCCTCGCCGGTCCTGCACCACAGCACCACCTTCAGCAGCACCGAAGGCGCAATGCGCATGGAAGGCCGGCCCGCCTTCGCCGACGGCCAGGCGCGCTATGTCGGCTGGCGCAAGCTGCAGGGTTATCCCTTCATGGCCATGGTGGGCATTTCCGAAAATGAAGCCCTGGCGGGCTACCATGCCACGCGGGCGGCGTATCGCGACTATGCAATGGGCGGCAGCGTCGCGCTGCTGTTCTTCGGGCTGGTGGCCAGCATCATGGCGGCGCGCCTGGCCTGGCGCAAGCAGCAGATGGAGGCGGTGCGCGCCACCTACCGGGTCGCCACGGAAGGCGCCAATGAAGGCTTCTACATGCTGCGCCCGATGCGTTCGGGCGAACGGGTGACCGACTTTGAAGTGGTGGACTGCAACGAGCGCGGCGCTTCCTTCTATGGCATGGAGCGCAGGCAGCTGCTGGGCCAGCGCTTTTCCAGCCTCAATCCGCCGGCGACGCTGGCCTCGGTGCTGTCGACCTATGTCGCCGCCCTGGCGTCGGGCTTCTACGAGGACGAGGCGGAAATCATGCCGGGCGGCTCGCTGCGGCTGGCCTGGGCGCACCGACGCCTGGTGCGCTCCGGCCAGGATCTGGCAGTCACGCTGCGTGACATCAGCGACAGCAAGCGGCATGAGCAGCAGTTGATCCGCATGGCCAGGGAAGATGCGCTGACCGGCCTGCCCAATCGCCAGTGGCTTAATGAGGAACTGGCCGGCGCACTGGAGAGAACGCGCCGCCAGGGCGGCATGCTGGCGCTGCTGTTCATTGATCTGGACCGCTTCAAGCATGTCAACGACACCGCCGGGCATCAGGTCGGCGACGACCTGCTCAGGGCAGTGGCGCGCCGCATGCAGTCGGTGTTGCGGCCGGGCGACCAGGCGGTACGGCTGGGTGGCGACGAATTCACGGTGATGATGGAGCGCCTCACTTCAGAGCAGGACGCCAGCCATGCCGCCGAGCGCATCTGCGCGGTGCTGTCCGAGCCCTTCGCGCTGGCCGGCGCCCACTACTGCATCGGCGCCTCGGTCGGCATCAGCATCTTCCCGCGCGACGGCGACGCCCTGGATGCGGAAAAGATGCTCAACAATGCCGATATCGCGATGTATGCGGCCAAGGCGCAGGGCAGGGGCGGCCATCATGTGTTCGAGCCGCAGCTCTATGACCGGCTGCGCCAGCGCATCGACATCGAGCAGGCACTGGGCAGCGCCATTGCCAATGATGAATTCCAGCTGTACTTCCAGCCGCGGGTGCGCACCCGGGATGGCGTACTGGTGGGCCTGGAGGCGCTGCTGCGCTGGAACCATCCGGAGCGCGGCCTGTTGTCGCCGGGGGACTTCATTCCGCTGATCGAGAGCGCCGGCCTGCTGCAGGCGCTGGGCGACATGGTGATCAACAAGGCGGCCGCGCAGATTGCACAATGGCAGCGGCGCAATCTGCCGCTGGCGCCGGTGGCGGTCAATGTGTCGGCGCGCCAGTTCAACCAGGGCGACGTGGACCAGCAACTGGCGGCCGCGGTCAAGGCGCATGACATCAGTGCCGGCTGGCTGGAAATCGAGATCACCGACGTGGCTGCGCTGGCCGACAGCGCCAGCGTGAAAGCGCAGCTGCAGGCGCTGGGGACGATGGGCGTGCGCCTGCATATCGATGATTTCGGCGTCGGGCCTTCCTCGCTGGCGCAGTTGCAGCAGCTGCCGGTGCAGGTCCTGAAGATTCACCCGCGTTTCACGTCGCGCCTGGGCGTCGCTCCGGCCGGAGCGGCCTTCTTCAATGCAATGATCACCATGGCGCATGCGCTGAAACTGGTGGTGGTGGCCGAAGGCGTGGAGTCGCCATCGCAGCGGGCGCTGTTGCGGCAGCTAGGCTGCGACGAGATGCAGGGCTACCTGATCGCGCCGGCGCTGCCGGCCAGCCAGGTGGCGGCGCTGCTGCGGGAACCCGCCATGGTCAACGAAGCGCTGGCATAG
- the aceA gene encoding isocitrate lyase — MATRQEQIQALEKDWAENARWEGVKRPYTAEDVVRLRGSMQIEHTIAKRGAEKLWNLLKTEPFVNTLGALTGNQAMQQVKAGLKAIYLSGWQVAGDANLAGEMYPDQSLYPVNSVPMVVKRINNTFQRADQIQWSEGKDDIDFFAPIVADAEAGFGGVLNAFELMKSMIEAGAAGVHFEDQLASVKKCGHMGGKVLVPTREACEKLAAARLAADVSGTPTLVIARTDAEAADLLTSDVDDIDKPFCTGERTVEGFYRVRPGIEQAISRALAYSEYADLVWCETGKPDLAFAKQFAEAVHAKFPNKMLAYNCSPSFNWKKNLDDATIAKFQRELGAMGYKFQFITLAGFHSLNYSMFNLAYGYARNNMSAFVELQEAEFAAAERGFTAVKHQREVGTGYFDAVTQTIQQGQSSTTALHGSTEDEQFFDASKKVA; from the coding sequence ATGGCAACCCGTCAAGAGCAGATCCAGGCACTGGAAAAAGATTGGGCAGAGAATGCGCGCTGGGAAGGCGTGAAGCGTCCTTACACCGCTGAAGACGTGGTTCGCCTGCGTGGCTCGATGCAGATCGAGCACACCATCGCCAAGCGCGGCGCGGAGAAACTCTGGAACCTGCTCAAGACCGAGCCCTTCGTCAATACCCTGGGCGCGCTGACCGGCAACCAGGCAATGCAGCAAGTGAAGGCTGGCCTGAAGGCGATCTACCTGTCCGGCTGGCAAGTCGCCGGCGACGCCAACCTGGCCGGCGAGATGTATCCTGACCAGTCGCTGTACCCGGTCAACTCGGTGCCGATGGTGGTCAAGCGCATCAACAACACCTTCCAGCGCGCCGACCAGATCCAGTGGTCCGAGGGCAAGGATGACATCGACTTCTTTGCGCCCATCGTGGCCGATGCGGAAGCCGGCTTCGGCGGCGTGCTCAATGCCTTCGAACTGATGAAGTCCATGATCGAAGCCGGCGCCGCAGGCGTGCACTTCGAAGACCAGCTGGCTTCGGTGAAGAAGTGCGGCCACATGGGCGGCAAGGTGCTGGTGCCGACCCGCGAAGCCTGCGAAAAGCTGGCGGCAGCCCGCCTGGCGGCCGACGTGTCCGGCACGCCGACCCTGGTGATCGCCCGTACCGACGCGGAAGCGGCCGACCTGCTGACCTCGGACGTGGACGATATCGACAAGCCGTTCTGCACCGGCGAGCGCACCGTGGAAGGCTTCTACCGCGTGCGTCCCGGCATCGAGCAGGCGATTTCCCGTGCCCTGGCTTATTCCGAGTATGCCGACCTGGTGTGGTGCGAGACCGGCAAGCCGGACCTGGCCTTCGCCAAGCAGTTCGCCGAAGCCGTGCATGCCAAGTTCCCGAACAAGATGCTGGCCTATAACTGCTCGCCGTCGTTCAACTGGAAGAAGAACCTGGACGACGCCACCATTGCCAAGTTCCAGCGCGAACTCGGCGCAATGGGCTACAAGTTCCAGTTCATCACGCTGGCCGGCTTCCATTCGCTGAACTACTCGATGTTCAACCTGGCCTACGGCTACGCCCGCAACAACATGAGCGCCTTCGTGGAACTGCAGGAAGCCGAATTCGCCGCCGCCGAGCGTGGCTTCACCGCAGTGAAGCACCAGCGCGAAGTCGGTACCGGCTACTTCGACGCGGTCACCCAGACCATTCAGCAAGGCCAGTCGTCCACGACCGCGCTGCATGGCTCGACCGAAGATGAGCAATTCTTCGATGCCAGCAAGAAGGTTGCCTGA
- the motD gene encoding flagellar motor protein MotD, giving the protein MARKRYEEEPESQERWLVSYADFITLLFAFFVVMYAVSSVNDGKVKVASNALTTAFGRLPATTPPVRDRLAPELPLLPRQSLYRSRLNDNAIRREKEQLTTIARDLLTALAPLASQGKVKVTQGARGITVEINASVLFAPGDAKLSAQSNEALAAVAQVLKDDLHAIQVEGHTDNVPIRNALYPSNWELSSVRASSVVRLFIDNGVAPVRLTAIGHGANRPVESNDTPEGRLRNRRVQLMIMSNLPDVQREVEIGAGVR; this is encoded by the coding sequence ATGGCGCGCAAACGCTACGAGGAGGAGCCGGAGAGCCAGGAGCGCTGGCTGGTGTCCTATGCCGACTTCATCACGCTGCTGTTCGCCTTCTTCGTGGTGATGTATGCGGTGTCCTCGGTCAATGACGGCAAGGTCAAGGTGGCATCCAATGCCCTGACCACCGCCTTCGGTCGCCTGCCGGCCACCACGCCGCCGGTACGTGACAGGCTGGCGCCGGAATTGCCGCTGCTGCCGCGCCAGTCCCTCTACCGCAGCCGCCTGAACGACAATGCGATCCGGCGCGAGAAGGAGCAGCTGACCACCATCGCGCGCGACCTGCTGACCGCGCTGGCGCCTCTGGCCAGCCAGGGCAAGGTGAAAGTCACCCAGGGCGCGCGCGGCATCACGGTGGAAATCAATGCCAGCGTGCTGTTCGCGCCGGGCGATGCGAAGTTGTCAGCGCAGTCGAACGAGGCGCTGGCCGCGGTGGCGCAGGTGCTGAAGGACGACCTGCATGCGATCCAGGTGGAAGGCCACACCGACAATGTGCCGATCCGCAATGCGCTGTATCCCTCGAACTGGGAACTGTCCTCGGTGCGCGCCTCCAGCGTGGTGCGGCTGTTCATCGACAACGGCGTGGCACCGGTGCGCTTGACCGCCATCGGCCACGGCGCGAACCGTCCGGTGGAGTCCAACGACACGCCGGAAGGCCGGCTGCGCAACCGGCGGGTGCAGTTGATGATCATGTCGAATCTGCCGGATGTGCAGCGGGAGGTGGAGATTGGGGCGGGGGTACGGTGA
- a CDS encoding flagellar motor protein gives MDWGSLAGLLLAVGGIAAGQMLEGGQARSLLQPAAFLIVVVGTLGAVLMQSGLRNFIAALRMARHAFLPADDDHARLSRSFVFWSNSARREGLLSLERYCEREPDPFIRKGLRMIVDGTDGDRLRLVLEQDINIYERRERGVVKVWESAGGYAPTVGILGAVLGLIQVMENLGDPSKLGAGIAVAFVATVYGVGLANLLFLPLAGKLKARVQNEVGRREMLVEVMAGLAAGENPRLIEDRMAAWAA, from the coding sequence ATGGACTGGGGTAGCCTAGCCGGCCTGCTGCTGGCCGTAGGCGGCATCGCCGCCGGCCAGATGCTCGAAGGCGGCCAGGCCCGCTCGCTGCTGCAGCCGGCGGCCTTCCTGATCGTGGTGGTGGGCACGCTGGGCGCGGTGCTGATGCAGTCGGGCCTGCGCAATTTCATCGCCGCCCTGCGCATGGCGCGCCATGCCTTCCTGCCGGCGGATGACGACCATGCCAGGCTGTCGCGCTCCTTCGTCTTCTGGAGCAACAGCGCGCGCCGGGAAGGCCTGCTGAGCCTGGAGCGCTATTGCGAGCGCGAGCCCGATCCCTTCATCCGGAAAGGCTTGCGCATGATTGTCGATGGCACCGACGGCGACCGGCTGCGGCTGGTGCTGGAGCAGGACATCAATATCTACGAGCGGCGTGAGCGGGGCGTGGTGAAGGTGTGGGAATCGGCCGGCGGCTATGCGCCCACGGTCGGCATCCTGGGCGCGGTGCTGGGCCTGATCCAGGTAATGGAGAACCTGGGCGACCCGAGCAAGCTTGGCGCCGGCATCGCGGTCGCCTTTGTGGCCACCGTGTACGGCGTAGGCCTGGCCAACCTGCTGTTCCTGCCGCTTGCCGGCAAGCTCAAGGCGCGAGTGCAGAATGAAGTGGGGCGGCGCGAGATGCTGGTGGAAGTGATGGCGGGCCTGGCCGCCGGCGAGAACCCGCGCCTGATCGAGGACCGCATGGCGGCCTGGGCCGCCTGA
- a CDS encoding RNA polymerase sigma factor FliA, producing MYTVQGKSDRNHLLTQHAPLVKKLAHLMRAKLPPSVEVDDLIQAGMIGLLDAISRYEETHGAQFETYAVQRIRGAMLDELRSSDWMPRNMRQNMRKIEVAMTEMQQKLGRPPTESEVAGRLKMSLAEYQDMLADAGGHQLVYYEDFQDGEAGEHFLDRYCTDSSADPLQALMNTGFRSAVIEAIEALPEREKILMGLYYEQEMNLKEIGAIMGVSESRVCQLHSQAVARMRARLREQAWTGVA from the coding sequence ATGTACACCGTACAAGGAAAATCCGACCGCAACCACTTGCTGACGCAGCATGCGCCGCTGGTGAAGAAGCTGGCGCACCTGATGCGCGCCAAGCTGCCGCCCAGCGTCGAGGTCGACGACCTGATCCAGGCCGGCATGATCGGCCTGCTGGATGCGATCAGCCGCTATGAGGAAACCCACGGCGCGCAGTTCGAGACCTATGCGGTGCAGCGCATACGCGGCGCGATGCTGGATGAACTGCGCAGCAGCGACTGGATGCCGCGCAACATGCGCCAGAACATGCGCAAGATCGAGGTCGCGATGACCGAGATGCAGCAGAAGCTGGGCCGCCCGCCCACCGAGAGCGAAGTGGCGGGGCGGCTCAAGATGTCGCTGGCGGAATACCAGGACATGCTGGCCGACGCCGGCGGCCACCAGCTGGTGTACTACGAAGACTTCCAGGATGGCGAAGCCGGCGAACACTTTCTGGACCGCTACTGCACCGACAGCTCGGCCGATCCGCTGCAGGCGCTGATGAACACGGGCTTTCGCAGCGCCGTCATCGAGGCCATCGAGGCCCTGCCCGAGCGCGAGAAGATCCTGATGGGCCTGTACTACGAGCAGGAAATGAATCTGAAGGAAATCGGCGCCATCATGGGCGTCTCCGAATCGCGGGTCTGCCAGCTGCACAGCCAGGCCGTCGCGCGCATGCGCGCCAGACTCCGGGAGCAGGCATGGACTGGGGTAGCCTAG
- a CDS encoding antiactivator of flagellar biosynthesis FleN protein, whose protein sequence is MASIRIDQAEGLRRMIAKPAPRVLTFLSATPDHEKSATLLNLGASLARTGSGVLLLDACATARGVGAGLDRMHGGTLLQAARAEARLADVVLPMPQGFGIAVMARGSTNAFEREHLSALFAKLSLDNDIVLVDAELDAANALPLEAMGEGDIVVQVEDSPESITAAYALIKRVSERYGRRPVSVLVTGAGIVRAGMIYKNIAAAARRYLALELQSIGSVPHDEHLVRATRLGRTVIDAFPLAGASVAFRDLAGRFSRCTMQAGGRRSALPCGATIGA, encoded by the coding sequence TTGGCTAGCATCCGCATCGACCAGGCCGAAGGCCTGCGCCGCATGATCGCCAAACCGGCGCCGCGGGTGCTGACCTTTCTGTCGGCCACGCCCGACCATGAAAAAAGCGCCACGCTGCTGAACCTGGGCGCCTCGCTGGCCCGCACCGGCAGCGGCGTGCTGCTGCTCGACGCCTGCGCCACCGCGCGCGGCGTGGGTGCCGGGCTGGACCGCATGCATGGCGGCACGCTGCTGCAGGCGGCGCGCGCCGAAGCGCGGCTGGCCGACGTGGTGCTGCCGATGCCGCAGGGCTTTGGCATTGCCGTCATGGCCCGCGGCAGCACCAATGCCTTCGAGCGCGAGCATCTGTCGGCGCTGTTTGCAAAGCTGTCATTGGACAATGACATCGTGCTGGTCGATGCCGAGCTCGACGCCGCCAACGCCTTGCCGCTAGAGGCGATGGGCGAGGGCGACATCGTGGTGCAGGTGGAAGACAGCCCGGAATCGATTACCGCCGCCTATGCGCTGATCAAGCGGGTGTCGGAGCGTTATGGCCGCCGCCCGGTCAGCGTGCTGGTGACCGGCGCCGGCATCGTGCGCGCCGGCATGATCTACAAGAACATCGCAGCGGCCGCCCGGCGTTACCTGGCGCTGGAGTTGCAATCCATCGGGTCGGTTCCGCATGACGAGCATCTGGTGCGGGCCACACGCCTGGGCCGTACCGTGATCGACGCATTTCCACTGGCGGGCGCCTCCGTGGCGTTCCGCGACCTGGCCGGCCGCTTTTCCCGCTGCACGATGCAGGCGGGCGGCCGGCGCAGCGCGCTGCCCTGCGGCGCCACCATCGGGGCTTGA
- the flhF gene encoding flagellar biosynthesis protein FlhF, producing the protein MNVKKFSARTSREALRMVRDALGADAVILSNRTVNGSVEVLALASADMASLAEPAVEKEVLPQPLVAALAGRRMPAAAPAPIPAPARSPEVEQARVQPQLRNGSTASAFERLKPTPVEVPAPVAVASAPVERQNAPQPRAASAPVDNSQAEMRQMMEEIRSMRSMMEAQLAEISWGAQHRREPMKATVMREMLAAGFSASLARYLTEKLPEHDGVDGMAWIKGVLMRNLSAAPDENAILDNGGVFALVGPTGVGKTTTTAKLAARCVMRHGAGKLALITTDGYRIGGFEQLRIYGKILGVMVHSVKDEADLRIALSELKNKHTVLIDTAGASQRDQMVAEQVAMLSGADTPVKRILCMSATSTGETLNEVVRAYKGNGLAGAIITKLDEAATIGSVLDVIIRQKLQLQYIANGQRVPEDLHLARPNFLIDRAFKMKRETAPFQYQDDELPLVIGNTARMMNDQSLREVAIG; encoded by the coding sequence ATGAACGTCAAGAAATTCTCTGCCCGGACATCTCGCGAGGCTTTGCGCATGGTCCGTGACGCGCTCGGCGCCGACGCGGTGATCCTGTCCAATCGCACGGTCAATGGCAGCGTCGAGGTGCTGGCCCTGGCCAGCGCCGATATGGCTTCCCTGGCCGAGCCGGCGGTGGAAAAGGAAGTGCTGCCCCAGCCGCTGGTGGCCGCCCTGGCCGGCAGGCGCATGCCGGCCGCAGCGCCCGCACCGATCCCTGCGCCGGCACGATCGCCGGAAGTGGAACAGGCACGGGTTCAGCCGCAGCTGCGCAACGGGTCGACCGCCAGCGCCTTCGAGCGCCTGAAACCCACCCCCGTGGAAGTGCCGGCGCCCGTGGCTGTGGCATCCGCGCCGGTCGAGCGCCAGAACGCGCCGCAGCCACGCGCTGCCAGCGCCCCAGTCGACAACAGCCAGGCCGAGATGCGCCAGATGATGGAAGAGATCCGCTCCATGCGCAGCATGATGGAAGCGCAGCTGGCCGAGATTTCCTGGGGGGCGCAGCACCGCCGCGAACCGATGAAGGCCACCGTCATGCGCGAGATGCTGGCCGCCGGCTTTTCCGCCAGCCTGGCGCGCTATCTCACCGAAAAACTGCCCGAGCATGACGGCGTGGACGGCATGGCCTGGATCAAGGGCGTCCTGATGCGCAACCTGTCGGCCGCGCCCGATGAAAACGCGATCCTCGACAACGGCGGCGTGTTCGCCCTGGTGGGCCCCACCGGCGTGGGCAAGACCACCACCACCGCCAAGCTGGCGGCGCGGTGCGTGATGCGCCACGGCGCCGGCAAGCTGGCCCTGATCACCACCGACGGCTATCGTATCGGCGGCTTCGAGCAGCTGCGCATCTACGGCAAGATCCTCGGCGTGATGGTGCATTCGGTGAAGGATGAGGCCGACCTGCGCATCGCGTTGTCCGAGCTGAAGAACAAGCACACCGTGCTGATCGATACCGCCGGCGCCAGCCAGCGCGACCAGATGGTGGCGGAGCAGGTGGCGATGCTGTCCGGCGCCGACACCCCGGTCAAGCGCATCCTGTGCATGTCGGCCACCTCCACCGGCGAGACGCTCAATGAAGTGGTGCGCGCCTACAAGGGCAACGGCCTGGCCGGCGCCATCATCACCAAGCTCGACGAAGCCGCCACCATCGGCAGCGTGCTGGACGTGATCATCCGCCAGAAGCTGCAGCTGCAATACATCGCCAATGGCCAGCGGGTGCCGGAAGACCTGCACCTGGCCCGCCCCAATTTCCTGATCGACCGCGCCTTCAAGATGAAGCGCGAAACCGCGCCGTTCCAGTACCAGGACGACGAATTGCCACTGGTGATCGGCAACACCGCCCGCATGATGAATGACCAGTCGCTGCGCGAGGTGGCAATTGGCTAG
- the flhA gene encoding flagellar biosynthesis protein FlhA — MNGLTLPVWLRNANSKALAAPAIIIMMLAMMVLPLPALVLDMFFSFNIALSVIILLTSLYTIKPLDFMAFPAVLLVSTMLRLSLNVASTRVVLTEGHTGPDAAGKVVEAFGHFLIGGNYTVGIVVFIILTIINFTVVTKGAGRIAEVGARFALDAMPGKQMAIDADLNAGLIAEAEARRRRTEVAQEAEFYGAMDGASKYVRGDAVAGIMVTLINVVGGLVVGMVQHDMAFDAAIKNYTLLAIGDGLVAQLPSLIISTAAGVIVSRVASEHDIGSQLMNQLFAKPQVLMITAGILGGMGIIPGMPHVPFLFLAGALGGGAYLLKKRAEEAAVAPVTEAAPALPAPETEEATWQDIVPVDTLGLEVGYRLIPLVDKSQGGELLKRIKGIRKKFAQEVGFLSPPVHIRDNLELKPSGYRIALKGVEIGAGEAHAGQFLAINPGMVTGTLPGTVTSDPAFGLPATWIDASLRDEAQAMGYTVVDAGTVVATHLNHLITMHAAELLGRGELQQLIDHLNKESPKLMDDLVPKMLPLSTLQKVLQNLLIEGIHIRDMRSIVETLAENASHFQDAGDLTALVRIALGRAIVQQLFPNGGELTVMALDNRLERLLMQALQTSGPDGAGIEPGLADTLVMQTAEAVQRQEQMGVTPVLLVPGQLRAVLSRFLRRSLPQLKLLSHAEIPDSKTIKVTALVGGQG; from the coding sequence ATGAACGGCCTGACCTTGCCGGTCTGGCTGCGCAACGCCAATTCCAAGGCCCTGGCGGCGCCGGCCATCATCATCATGATGCTGGCAATGATGGTGCTGCCGCTGCCGGCCCTGGTGCTGGACATGTTCTTCAGCTTCAATATCGCGCTGTCGGTCATCATCCTGCTGACCAGCCTCTACACCATCAAGCCGCTGGACTTCATGGCATTCCCGGCGGTGCTGCTGGTGTCGACCATGCTGCGGCTGTCGCTCAACGTGGCTTCCACCCGCGTGGTGCTAACGGAGGGCCATACCGGTCCCGATGCGGCCGGCAAGGTGGTCGAAGCCTTCGGCCACTTTCTCATCGGCGGCAATTACACCGTCGGTATCGTGGTATTCATCATCCTGACCATCATCAACTTCACCGTCGTCACCAAGGGCGCCGGCCGTATCGCAGAAGTGGGCGCGCGTTTTGCCCTTGACGCAATGCCGGGCAAGCAGATGGCGATCGACGCCGATCTCAACGCCGGCCTGATTGCCGAAGCCGAAGCGCGGCGCCGGCGCACAGAGGTGGCCCAGGAAGCCGAGTTCTATGGCGCGATGGACGGCGCCTCCAAGTACGTGCGCGGCGATGCCGTCGCCGGCATCATGGTCACCCTGATCAACGTAGTCGGCGGCCTGGTGGTGGGCATGGTGCAGCATGACATGGCCTTCGATGCCGCGATCAAGAACTACACCCTGCTGGCTATTGGCGACGGCCTGGTGGCGCAGTTGCCGTCGCTGATCATTTCCACCGCGGCTGGCGTGATCGTGTCGCGGGTGGCATCCGAGCATGACATCGGCAGCCAGTTGATGAACCAGCTGTTCGCCAAGCCGCAGGTGCTGATGATCACCGCCGGCATCCTGGGTGGCATGGGGATCATCCCCGGCATGCCGCATGTGCCGTTCCTGTTCCTGGCCGGCGCGCTGGGCGGCGGCGCCTACCTGCTCAAGAAGCGGGCCGAGGAAGCGGCAGTCGCCCCGGTGACGGAAGCCGCGCCGGCCTTGCCTGCACCGGAAACCGAGGAAGCGACCTGGCAGGACATCGTGCCGGTCGATACGCTGGGCCTGGAAGTGGGCTACCGCCTGATTCCACTGGTCGACAAGAGCCAGGGTGGCGAGCTGTTGAAGCGCATCAAGGGTATCAGGAAGAAGTTTGCGCAGGAAGTGGGTTTCCTGTCGCCGCCGGTGCATATCCGCGACAACCTGGAACTGAAGCCTTCGGGTTACCGCATTGCGCTGAAGGGCGTGGAGATCGGCGCCGGCGAGGCGCATGCCGGCCAGTTCCTGGCGATCAATCCCGGCATGGTCACCGGCACGCTGCCCGGCACCGTCACCAGCGACCCGGCCTTCGGCCTGCCTGCCACCTGGATCGACGCCAGCCTGCGCGACGAGGCCCAGGCCATGGGTTATACCGTGGTGGATGCCGGCACCGTGGTAGCCACCCATTTGAACCATCTGATCACGATGCATGCGGCCGAACTGCTGGGACGTGGCGAGTTGCAGCAGCTGATCGATCATCTGAACAAGGAGTCGCCCAAGCTGATGGACGACCTGGTGCCCAAGATGCTGCCGCTGTCTACGCTGCAGAAGGTGCTGCAGAACCTGCTGATCGAAGGCATCCACATCCGCGACATGCGCTCCATCGTCGAGACCCTTGCCGAGAATGCCAGCCATTTCCAGGATGCCGGCGACCTGACCGCGCTGGTGCGCATCGCGCTCGGCCGCGCCATCGTGCAGCAGCTGTTCCCCAACGGCGGCGAGCTGACGGTAATGGCGCTGGACAACCGGCTGGAGCGGCTGCTGATGCAGGCACTGCAGACCAGCGGCCCGGACGGCGCCGGCATCGAGCCGGGGCTGGCTGATACGCTCGTGATGCAGACTGCCGAGGCGGTGCAGCGCCAGGAGCAGATGGGCGTCACGCCAGTGCTCCTGGTGCCGGGCCAGTTGCGCGCGGTGCTGTCGCGTTTCCTGCGTCGCAGCCTGCCGCAGCTGAAGCTGCTGTCGCATGCCGAGATACCGGATTCCAAGACCATCAAGGTGACGGCGTTGGTGGGAGGGCAGGGATGA